In the Leptospira selangorensis genome, one interval contains:
- a CDS encoding sterol desaturase family protein, which yields MYDFGNEVVHFLQEISYTWAALLFLIENLLIFTCSVYVGNLLSIRYAHRRIVPTPPKIEAKEILFATSTIFLNTVVTLLGLWLWRTGSIQFRGDIGIFALLDILILLLVMDAGMYLLHRIAHIPLVYRFAHRTHHRYDKPRPLTLFVLNPLEALGFGTLWLLVLCVYDFSWIGMSIYLGLNVVFGTIGHLGVEPLSEKWLRSNLFNTLTTSTFHAMHHQNEDYNFGFYTSIWDRMFGTLYPEDSRNQN from the coding sequence ATGTATGATTTTGGAAACGAAGTAGTTCACTTTCTGCAAGAAATTTCCTATACTTGGGCTGCTTTATTGTTCTTGATTGAAAATCTTCTGATCTTCACTTGTTCGGTGTATGTTGGCAATCTTCTGTCTATACGTTATGCCCATCGACGCATTGTTCCGACCCCTCCGAAGATCGAGGCTAAAGAGATCTTATTTGCAACCTCTACTATATTCCTGAACACTGTTGTTACATTGCTCGGGCTTTGGCTTTGGAGAACGGGTTCTATTCAATTTCGTGGTGATATAGGGATTTTCGCGTTACTCGACATTCTGATCCTTCTTTTGGTTATGGATGCCGGTATGTATTTGCTGCATAGGATTGCCCATATTCCTCTTGTATATCGATTCGCTCATCGAACTCATCATCGATATGATAAACCTCGTCCTTTAACTCTATTCGTTCTGAATCCTCTGGAGGCTCTTGGATTTGGAACACTTTGGCTATTGGTGCTTTGTGTTTATGATTTCTCTTGGATAGGGATGAGCATTTATCTCGGGTTGAATGTGGTATTCGGAACGATTGGACACTTGGGAGTGGAGCCTTTATCTGAGAAATGGCTTCGTTCTAATTTGTTCAATACACTGACTACCAGCACTTTCCATGCAATGCATCATCAGAATGAGGATTATAATTTCGGTTTCTATACTTCCATTTGGGATCGGATGTTTGGCACTCTTTATCCGGAGGACTCGCGTAACCAGAATTAG